GTGTCATACGCTTCCTTGATCTCCAGAAATCGTTCTGTTGCATTCGGATTTTGCGGATTTCTGTCTGGATGATGGACGTGTACCAATTGCCGATAGGCCGCTTTGATGACTTCGGGTTCAGCATCGGTGGCGATGCCCAATATGGCATAGAAATTTTTCACTGAAGGTTTGCCGCCCGGATCCAATCCCCGATTTTTTTTGTGAGTGCCTGCTCTTCAGCACCATATTCGCCATCAGCCATAAAAACATCTCTGAGTAACCTTTGCAGTTTTTCACGGGAATTGGGCCGGCGCAGAAATATCGGAAGCGATTCTTGCAAGATTCTCTCTGACTCCGAGGCATCAAGTGTATCCAGGAAAGCAACCATGGCATCGAGCGTTTCCTTTCCCAACTCTACTGAAAGGTAACGCAGCTCATTGTGTGCACGCTTGCCATCGACGGAAGCTGCCGTCAAAAGCAGAAAGACGAGCCATTGCC
This genomic window from Bacteroidota bacterium contains:
- a CDS encoding TerB family tellurite resistance protein, encoding MSHDPHEWSLRQWLVFLLLTAASVDGKRAHNELRYLSVELGKETLDAMVAFLDTLDASESERILQESLPIFLRRPNSREKLQRLLRDVFMADGEYGAEEQALTKKIGDWIRAANLQ